A genomic stretch from Deinococcus radiotolerans includes:
- a CDS encoding YbjN domain-containing protein translates to MTMETALLTLDTLAKYLKEKEVQLDMEENNGQRFIRMGWRFEMGDAAVLVSVNDGPNNTSRLEITCVTQKQYGDRRVEIVNMLNDRNRERAFARSIDADGNVWLEYVGFYPTLAEMPQETFDTLFGGVLMHFQDDYAALEGFVPQMQVQQPQA, encoded by the coding sequence ATGACGATGGAAACGGCACTGCTGACCCTGGACACCCTGGCGAAGTACCTGAAGGAAAAGGAAGTCCAGCTGGACATGGAAGAGAACAACGGCCAGCGGTTCATCCGCATGGGCTGGCGCTTCGAGATGGGCGACGCGGCCGTGCTGGTCAGCGTGAACGACGGCCCGAACAACACCAGCCGCCTGGAAATCACCTGCGTGACCCAGAAGCAGTACGGTGACCGCCGCGTGGAGATCGTGAACATGCTGAACGACCGCAACCGCGAGCGCGCCTTTGCCCGCAGCATCGACGCGGACGGCAACGTGTGGCTGGAGTACGTGGGCTTCTACCCCACCCTGGCCGAAATGCCCCAGGAAACCTTCGACACGCTGTTCGGTGGCGTGCTGATGCACTTCCAGGATGACTACGCTGCGCTGGAAGGCTTCGTGCCCCAGATGCAGGTTCAGCAGCCCCAGGCGTAA
- the pepF gene encoding oligoendopeptidase F — protein MPTETIKALPPRSDVPRDQTWDIEALYDTPDAWSAEGDALARDLPALSAHAGQLGTPEDLLAYLSAANDLELRLGRFMSYASMTASVDGRDAVAAARRDRASTLGAQFGSTTAFFRPELLALDDAQVRGWLDTPDFAEHRVRLKRILRGKPHVRSAEVEELLGAVQAPFASERGIHPALANMDLRFGTAGGETVTQGNVDRLTAHPDREVRREAWEGYADAHLAARHSQAAMYATNVRQNVFLARARNYPDTISASLSPDNIPTAVVTTLLDTYRANTPVWHRYWRVRREWLNLPSLREYDVKAALVPPRAVSYEQAVQWLEGGMAPLGADYVRDMVPGLTTERWVDYAENDGKRQGAYSNGGGRVKPYIFMTWNGTMNSYSTLAHEIGHSMHSLLSQREHGYGVPRYTLFHAEVASNFNQAMVRQHLLAQARAAGDTEFEVQIIEEALSNFHRYFFIMPTLAAFELEAYRRIEAGGTLSAPDLITLTADLLSEGYGDGVTMDRERSGILWAQFSTHLYANFYAYQYSTGISAAHQILEQFSADPDAARESYLRFLRSGGSLDPIDALREVGVDMLSPAPVEATFRTLEGYVVRLEELLAQRR, from the coding sequence ATGCCAACTGAAACGATCAAGGCGCTGCCGCCCCGCAGCGACGTGCCGCGTGACCAGACCTGGGACATCGAGGCCCTCTACGACACGCCTGACGCCTGGTCGGCGGAAGGGGACGCGCTGGCCCGCGACCTCCCCGCGCTGTCTGCCCACGCGGGACAGCTGGGCACGCCGGAGGACCTGCTGGCGTACCTGAGCGCCGCGAACGACCTTGAACTGCGCCTGGGCCGCTTCATGTCCTACGCCAGCATGACCGCCAGCGTGGACGGCCGCGACGCCGTGGCCGCGGCCCGCCGCGACCGCGCTTCCACCCTGGGCGCGCAGTTCGGCAGCACCACTGCGTTCTTCCGCCCGGAACTCCTCGCGCTGGACGACGCGCAGGTGCGCGGCTGGCTGGACACGCCCGACTTCGCCGAGCACCGCGTGCGCCTGAAACGCATCCTGCGTGGCAAACCCCACGTCCGCAGCGCCGAGGTCGAGGAACTCCTGGGTGCCGTGCAGGCCCCCTTTGCCTCTGAGCGCGGCATTCATCCTGCGCTGGCGAACATGGACCTGCGCTTTGGCACGGCGGGCGGCGAGACCGTCACGCAGGGCAACGTGGACCGCCTGACCGCCCACCCGGACCGCGAGGTGCGCCGCGAGGCCTGGGAGGGTTACGCGGACGCGCACCTCGCCGCGCGGCACTCGCAGGCGGCGATGTACGCCACGAACGTCCGCCAGAACGTGTTCCTGGCCCGCGCCCGGAACTACCCGGACACCATCAGCGCCTCTCTGTCCCCGGACAACATCCCCACCGCCGTCGTGACGACCCTGCTCGACACGTACCGTGCGAACACGCCGGTCTGGCACCGCTACTGGCGCGTGCGCCGCGAGTGGCTGAACCTGCCCTCGCTGCGCGAGTACGACGTGAAGGCCGCCCTGGTCCCCCCCCGCGCCGTGTCCTACGAGCAGGCGGTGCAGTGGCTCGAAGGCGGTATGGCCCCCCTGGGTGCGGACTACGTGCGGGACATGGTGCCCGGCCTGACCACCGAACGCTGGGTGGACTACGCCGAGAACGACGGCAAACGCCAGGGTGCCTACAGCAACGGCGGCGGCCGCGTGAAGCCGTACATCTTCATGACCTGGAACGGCACCATGAACTCGTACTCCACCCTCGCGCACGAGATCGGGCACTCCATGCACTCCCTGCTCTCCCAGCGTGAACACGGGTACGGCGTGCCGCGCTACACCCTCTTCCACGCCGAGGTTGCCAGCAACTTCAACCAGGCGATGGTCCGCCAGCACCTCCTGGCCCAGGCCCGCGCGGCCGGGGACACCGAATTCGAGGTGCAGATCATCGAGGAAGCCCTGTCGAACTTCCACCGGTACTTCTTCATCATGCCGACCCTGGCGGCCTTCGAACTGGAGGCCTACCGCCGCATCGAGGCGGGCGGCACCCTGAGCGCGCCGGACCTGATCACCCTGACCGCCGACCTGCTGTCCGAGGGCTACGGGGACGGCGTGACCATGGACCGCGAGCGCAGCGGCATCCTGTGGGCGCAGTTCAGCACGCACCTGTACGCGAACTTCTACGCGTACCAGTACTCGACCGGGATCAGCGCCGCGCATCAGATCCTCGAGCAGTTCAGTGCCGACCCGGACGCCGCGCGCGAGTCGTACCTGCGCTTCCTGCGCTCCGGCGGGAGCCTGGATCCCATCGACGCCCTGCGTGAGGTGGGCGTGGACATGCTGAGTCCCGCGCCAGTTGAGGCGACCTTCCGGACCCTGGAAGGGTACGTGGTCCGCCTGGAGGAGCTGCTGGCCCAGCGTCGCTGA
- a CDS encoding sugar efflux transporter, whose translation MPEANISAQQRVYSDPHERTALMTITAPPAHGSGLGAMLRLPHALPLALSCFLLGFGLSLAVPYMALYAVKKAGMSPLQLGLFLTVNAISAVVVATLLARWSDRLPNRKPILLATMAAGMAAYALIGVTPHFAGLLLIGAALLSLGAAAFPQMFSFARASLQDVPSDLADRAMTLLRAVFSLSWVVGPGLGAVILGGGNYTAVFLSAAACFALAALPLTRVPGRRPQPTPGITPDLPDTPRLAARRAIALGALAFVLYGMSMQMGMAMFPLFITETLRGTSGEVGFLVGLCALLEIPVMVALVTWRRLPGVPTLVAAGMALFVAHFALVYVSDSLPLLIAAQVIRAVVLAILAGLGMTYFQTLMPGRFSAATTLFANTGSIGGMLSGITSGAVAQTLGYRSVFLVCGALTLLAFLVMAWTHRRPAQNT comes from the coding sequence ATGCCGGAGGCTAACATTTCCGCGCAGCAGCGGGTTTACAGTGACCCCCATGAACGGACGGCCCTCATGACCATCACCGCCCCCCCCGCCCACGGCAGCGGCCTGGGCGCCATGCTCCGCCTCCCCCACGCACTCCCCCTGGCCCTCAGCTGCTTCCTGCTGGGATTCGGCCTGTCCCTGGCCGTGCCGTACATGGCCCTGTACGCCGTGAAGAAGGCCGGCATGAGCCCCCTGCAACTGGGACTCTTCCTGACGGTGAACGCCATCAGCGCCGTCGTGGTCGCCACCCTCCTGGCCCGCTGGTCCGACCGGCTGCCCAACCGCAAACCGATCCTGCTGGCCACCATGGCCGCCGGCATGGCCGCGTACGCCCTGATCGGCGTCACGCCGCACTTCGCGGGACTCCTGCTGATCGGCGCGGCCCTGCTGTCCCTGGGGGCCGCCGCGTTCCCGCAGATGTTCTCCTTTGCCCGCGCCAGCCTTCAGGACGTGCCCAGCGACCTGGCCGACCGGGCCATGACGCTGCTGCGCGCCGTATTCAGCCTGTCCTGGGTGGTCGGGCCCGGACTGGGCGCCGTGATCCTGGGCGGCGGGAACTATACGGCGGTATTCCTCAGCGCCGCCGCGTGCTTCGCGCTGGCCGCCCTGCCCCTCACGCGCGTGCCGGGCCGCCGCCCGCAGCCCACGCCGGGCATCACGCCCGACCTGCCGGACACGCCGCGTCTCGCCGCGCGGCGCGCCATCGCGCTGGGCGCCCTGGCGTTCGTGCTGTACGGCATGAGCATGCAGATGGGCATGGCCATGTTCCCACTGTTCATCACCGAGACGCTGCGCGGCACCAGCGGCGAGGTCGGCTTCCTGGTGGGCCTGTGTGCCCTGCTGGAGATCCCGGTGATGGTCGCGCTGGTCACGTGGCGCCGCCTGCCGGGCGTGCCCACCCTGGTCGCGGCGGGCATGGCCCTGTTCGTGGCGCACTTCGCGCTGGTGTACGTCTCGGACAGCCTGCCGCTGCTGATCGCCGCGCAGGTAATCCGAGCGGTGGTCCTGGCGATCCTGGCGGGCCTGGGCATGACTTACTTCCAGACGCTCATGCCGGGCCGCTTCAGCGCCGCCACGACCCTGTTCGCGAACACCGGCAGCATCGGCGGGATGCTCAGCGGGATCACGTCCGGCGCGGTGGCGCAGACCCTCGGGTACCGCAGCGTGTTCCTGGTGTGCGGCGCGTTGACCCTGCTCGCTTTCCTGGTGATGGCCTGGACGCACCGCCGCCCCGCCCAGAACACCTGA
- the trpA gene encoding tryptophan synthase subunit alpha, with the protein MTATLIPTTPGAARLHAAFARAKQEGRAAFIPFMTAGYPTAQAFPAVADALLGQADILEVGIPYSDPLGDGPTIQRASEQALAGGTSTRHTIALVKELRSRHDTPIVIMTYVNPIYAVGPREFMRLAQEAGVDGLILPDLPPDQDLEIADLAAEHGMAVTFLIAPTSTPARVKLVAEACTGFLYAVSVTGVTGTREGSALNEVPAMLALARQYARVPVAVGFGVKDAETAAQVAQVADGVVVGSAFINAVKAGQDVGALAASIREGCTQH; encoded by the coding sequence ATGACCGCCACCCTGATCCCCACCACCCCGGGCGCCGCACGCCTGCACGCCGCCTTCGCCCGCGCCAAGCAGGAGGGCCGCGCCGCGTTTATCCCGTTCATGACCGCCGGCTACCCCACCGCGCAGGCGTTCCCCGCCGTCGCGGACGCCCTGCTCGGGCAGGCGGACATCCTCGAGGTCGGCATCCCCTACAGCGACCCCCTGGGTGACGGCCCCACCATCCAGCGCGCCAGCGAGCAGGCCCTCGCGGGCGGCACGAGCACCCGCCACACCATCGCGCTGGTCAAGGAACTCCGCTCGCGGCACGACACGCCCATCGTGATCATGACGTACGTGAACCCCATCTACGCCGTCGGCCCGCGTGAATTCATGCGACTCGCCCAGGAGGCCGGAGTGGACGGCCTGATCCTCCCCGACCTGCCGCCCGACCAAGACCTGGAAATCGCGGATCTGGCCGCCGAGCACGGCATGGCCGTCACGTTCCTGATCGCGCCCACCAGCACCCCGGCGCGCGTGAAACTCGTCGCGGAGGCCTGCACCGGCTTCCTGTACGCCGTCAGCGTGACCGGCGTGACCGGCACCCGCGAGGGCAGCGCCCTGAACGAGGTGCCCGCCATGCTGGCCCTGGCCCGCCAGTACGCCCGCGTGCCCGTCGCCGTGGGCTTCGGCGTGAAGGACGCTGAAACCGCCGCGCAGGTCGCGCAGGTCGCCGACGGCGTGGTCGTGGGCAGCGCGTTCATCAACGCTGTGAAGGCCGGGCAGGACGTGGGCGCCCTTGCCGCGAGCATCCGCGAGGGCTGCACGCAGCACTGA
- the trpB gene encoding tryptophan synthase subunit beta, whose translation MSIQLPTYPQPDERGRFGRFGGRYVPETLIPALDELQAAYTEARNDPAFLNELERLLKDFVGRPSGLYLAQRLTEHAGGAKIYLKREDQNYTGAHKINNCLAQALLAKRMGKQRVIAETGAGQHGVASATAAALLGLECIVYMGAEDIRRQALNVFRMKLLGAEVREVTSGTSTLKDATNEAIRDWVTNVRDTFYILGSVVGPHPYPAMVRDFQSIIGEEVKVQHQALEGRPVPDAIVACVGGGSNAIGIFAPFAYLPEHERPLLIGTEAAGEGVESGKHAASVAGGRIGVLHGAMMYLLNDDEGQIVPPHSISAGLDYPGIGPEHCLYSETGVAQYVPVTDAQALDALQLLTRLEGIIPALETAHAIHAAVNLARTMRPDQTVVVNLSGRGDKDVAEVMRLLDLGREQDAAPTPRTPEVLA comes from the coding sequence ATGTCCATCCAACTCCCCACCTACCCCCAGCCGGACGAACGGGGCCGCTTCGGCCGCTTCGGCGGACGGTACGTGCCCGAAACGCTCATCCCTGCTCTGGACGAACTCCAGGCCGCCTACACCGAGGCCCGGAACGACCCCGCCTTCCTGAATGAACTCGAGCGCCTCCTGAAGGACTTCGTGGGTCGCCCCAGCGGGCTGTACCTCGCCCAGCGCCTGACCGAGCACGCGGGCGGCGCGAAGATCTACCTCAAGCGCGAGGACCAGAACTACACCGGCGCGCACAAGATCAACAACTGCCTCGCGCAGGCGCTGCTCGCCAAGCGCATGGGCAAGCAGCGCGTCATCGCCGAGACCGGCGCCGGGCAGCACGGCGTGGCCAGCGCCACCGCCGCCGCCCTGCTGGGCCTCGAGTGCATCGTGTACATGGGCGCCGAGGACATCCGCCGTCAGGCGCTGAACGTGTTCCGCATGAAACTCCTGGGCGCCGAGGTCCGCGAGGTCACCTCCGGCACGAGCACCCTCAAGGACGCCACGAACGAGGCCATCCGCGACTGGGTCACGAACGTCCGCGACACCTTCTACATCCTCGGCAGCGTCGTCGGGCCGCACCCGTACCCTGCGATGGTCCGCGACTTCCAGTCCATCATCGGCGAGGAGGTCAAGGTGCAGCACCAGGCCCTGGAGGGCCGCCCCGTGCCCGACGCGATCGTCGCGTGCGTGGGTGGCGGCAGCAACGCCATCGGCATCTTCGCGCCCTTCGCCTACCTGCCCGAACACGAGCGGCCCCTGCTGATCGGCACCGAGGCTGCCGGTGAGGGCGTCGAGTCCGGCAAGCACGCCGCAAGCGTCGCCGGGGGCCGCATCGGCGTGCTGCACGGCGCGATGATGTATCTCCTGAACGACGACGAGGGCCAGATCGTCCCCCCGCACTCCATCAGCGCGGGCCTCGACTACCCCGGCATCGGTCCCGAGCACTGCCTGTACTCCGAGACCGGCGTGGCGCAGTACGTGCCCGTCACCGACGCGCAGGCACTGGACGCCCTGCAACTTCTGACCCGCCTGGAGGGCATCATCCCCGCGCTGGAGACCGCGCACGCCATCCACGCCGCCGTGAACCTCGCCCGCACCATGCGCCCCGACCAGACGGTCGTCGTGAACCTCTCCGGCCGCGGCGACAAGGACGTGGCCGAGGTGATGCGCCTCCTCGACCTGGGCCGCGAGCAGGACGCCGCGCCCACGCCCCGCACCCCGGAGGTGCTCGCATGA
- the gluQRS gene encoding tRNA glutamyl-Q(34) synthetase GluQRS has protein sequence MTALKGGVVVGRFAPSPTGAMHLGNARTALLAWLHSRAQGGRHLLRFEDLDTGRVRAWAYDVTRADLAWLGLDWDEEVIQSQRLDLYRAAAARLDTYPCTCTRREVQAAIQDSAGAPHGAEPVYPGTCRAGSLHPERTAAVRWRVPDEVVCARDGWRGETLCQHLPTEVGDVVLRRNDGVFAYHLAVVVDDAASGVTDVLRGEDLWTATPRQVALQRALGLPTPRYWHVPLMLDFRGERLAKRGGAPPVQALREAGDAPGRVLSELARSLGWSVPDEVSAADLLPLWRTELGRAELGA, from the coding sequence GTGACGGCGCTGAAGGGAGGAGTGGTGGTGGGTCGCTTCGCGCCCAGTCCCACCGGTGCAATGCACCTGGGCAACGCCCGCACGGCGCTGCTGGCGTGGCTTCACTCCCGCGCGCAGGGCGGGCGGCACCTGCTGCGCTTCGAGGATCTGGACACCGGGCGGGTGCGCGCCTGGGCGTACGACGTGACCCGCGCCGACCTAGCTTGGCTGGGCCTCGACTGGGACGAGGAGGTCATCCAGTCGCAGCGGCTGGACCTGTACCGCGCGGCCGCCGCGCGGCTGGACACCTATCCCTGCACCTGTACCCGCAGGGAGGTGCAGGCGGCCATTCAGGACAGCGCGGGCGCGCCGCACGGCGCGGAGCCGGTCTATCCCGGCACCTGCCGCGCGGGCAGCCTGCATCCAGAGCGCACGGCTGCCGTGCGCTGGCGCGTGCCCGACGAGGTGGTGTGCGCCCGGGACGGGTGGCGCGGCGAGACACTGTGTCAGCACCTCCCGACCGAGGTGGGGGACGTGGTGCTGCGGCGCAACGACGGGGTGTTCGCGTATCACCTCGCGGTGGTGGTGGACGACGCGGCGTCGGGCGTCACCGACGTCCTGCGGGGCGAGGACCTCTGGACCGCCACGCCCCGGCAGGTGGCGCTCCAGCGGGCGCTGGGGCTGCCCACGCCCCGCTACTGGCACGTGCCGCTGATGCTGGATTTCCGGGGGGAGCGGCTGGCGAAACGCGGCGGCGCGCCGCCCGTGCAGGCGCTCCGTGAGGCCGGGGACGCGCCGGGCCGGGTGCTGTCGGAACTGGCCCGCAGCCTGGGCTGGTCGGTGCCGGACGAGGTGAGCGCGGCCGACCTCCTGCCCCTGTGGCGGACTGAGCTCGGGCGGGCTGAACTTGGTGCCTGA
- a CDS encoding ParA family protein, producing the protein MARVAAITSEKGGVGKSTLAVHLAGAAHAQGQNVLLVDEDGRVGSSLRWAQRAGALPFPVVAADEVKPKKLAAFDLVLIDTEGRPRRKDLRQLAERADLILVPSGVSPLEVDATRELLDFLTEEGAARQSRVILTRVPPVGHAAELLREDLREGGVTVCNTLVRSYLAYQRAAELGVLARDVRDPRALAAWADIETLSRELW; encoded by the coding sequence ATGGCACGCGTGGCGGCGATCACTTCCGAAAAGGGCGGCGTGGGCAAGAGCACCCTGGCGGTGCATCTGGCAGGCGCGGCGCACGCGCAGGGCCAGAATGTCCTGCTGGTGGACGAGGACGGCCGGGTGGGCAGCAGCCTGCGCTGGGCGCAGCGGGCCGGGGCGCTGCCGTTCCCGGTCGTTGCGGCGGACGAGGTGAAACCGAAGAAGCTCGCGGCGTTCGACCTGGTGCTGATCGACACGGAGGGCCGCCCGCGCCGCAAGGACCTGCGCCAGCTGGCCGAGCGGGCCGACCTGATCCTGGTGCCCAGCGGCGTGAGCCCCCTGGAGGTGGACGCCACGCGCGAACTGCTGGACTTCCTGACGGAGGAGGGCGCCGCGCGGCAGTCCCGGGTGATCCTGACGCGCGTGCCCCCGGTCGGTCACGCGGCCGAACTGCTGCGGGAGGACCTGCGTGAGGGCGGCGTGACGGTGTGCAACACGCTGGTGCGGTCGTACCTGGCGTACCAGCGCGCGGCGGAACTGGGCGTTCTGGCGCGGGATGTGCGCGACCCGCGCGCCCTGGCTGCCTGGGCGGACATCGAGACCCTGTCGCGCGAGTTGTGGTGA
- a CDS encoding PIG-L deacetylase family protein yields MSTPTLLAAFAHPDDEAFSVGGTLTHYARRGVRVVLACATRGEAGKITVPGMTVDDLGAQREQELRAACEALEIEPPVFLDYHDSGRYERTRHDDPMALMNVNPLDVEVKLRALIEEVQPQVIVTFDPHGGYGHVDHLQMHRATVAAFFSTGHLPGGGPQRLYYTALTTEAAQGLARMGQDLDALVYGVSQDTLAVQMDVSAYAANKKAALMAHGTQTGEQSLLGRMTPEERETMERRMLGTEGFSIGGTRTALTTYPLRGLFDGLGFDGLN; encoded by the coding sequence ATGAGCACCCCGACCCTCCTGGCCGCCTTTGCCCACCCTGACGATGAAGCCTTCAGTGTGGGCGGCACCCTCACCCACTACGCGCGCCGGGGCGTGCGCGTCGTGCTGGCCTGCGCCACGCGCGGCGAGGCCGGGAAGATCACGGTGCCCGGCATGACCGTGGACGACCTGGGCGCGCAGCGCGAGCAGGAACTGCGCGCCGCCTGCGAGGCGCTGGAGATTGAGCCCCCGGTGTTCCTGGACTACCACGACTCCGGCCGCTACGAGCGCACCCGCCACGATGACCCGATGGCCCTGATGAACGTGAACCCGCTGGACGTGGAAGTGAAACTCCGCGCCCTGATCGAGGAGGTGCAGCCGCAGGTGATCGTCACCTTTGACCCGCACGGCGGGTACGGGCACGTCGATCACCTCCAGATGCACCGCGCGACCGTCGCGGCATTCTTCAGCACCGGGCACCTGCCCGGCGGCGGCCCGCAGCGGCTGTACTACACCGCGCTGACCACAGAGGCCGCGCAGGGACTGGCGCGCATGGGGCAGGACCTTGACGCACTCGTATACGGCGTGTCCCAGGACACGCTGGCCGTGCAGATGGACGTCAGCGCGTACGCCGCGAACAAGAAGGCGGCCCTGATGGCCCACGGGACGCAGACGGGCGAGCAGAGTCTGCTGGGCCGCATGACGCCCGAGGAACGCGAGACCATGGAGCGCCGCATGCTGGGCACCGAGGGCTTCAGCATCGGCGGCACCCGCACCGCCCTGACGACCTACCCGCTACGTGGCCTGTTCGACGGGCTGGGCTTCGACGGCCTGAACTGA
- a CDS encoding S1 RNA-binding domain-containing protein: MVQLDSGAVVEGRVTRVTDFGAFIQFENGETGLVHISQIAHSFVRNIHDHVREGENVEVKVLGRDERGRLDLSIKELLEEPEEVPRPRAIGRQSPQFEAKLRSFMRDAKERTHGGGGGGGGGAAKKPAGGKRKR; this comes from the coding sequence TTGGTGCAGCTTGATTCCGGCGCGGTCGTGGAGGGCCGCGTAACGCGCGTGACCGACTTCGGCGCGTTCATCCAGTTCGAGAACGGTGAGACGGGCCTTGTGCACATCTCGCAGATCGCGCACTCCTTCGTGCGGAACATTCATGACCACGTTCGCGAGGGCGAGAACGTGGAAGTGAAAGTTCTGGGCCGGGATGAACGCGGTCGACTCGACCTCTCCATCAAGGAACTCCTCGAAGAACCTGAGGAAGTTCCCCGTCCCCGCGCGATCGGCCGGCAGAGCCCGCAGTTCGAGGCCAAGCTCCGCTCGTTCATGCGCGACGCCAAGGAACGCACCCACGGTGGTGGGGGCGGCGGTGGTGGCGGCGCGGCGAAAAAGCCCGCCGGCGGCAAGCGCAAACGCTGA
- a CDS encoding septum site-determining protein MinC has translation MKLRGTLGGLNLLIEPGDTGSSVQDALSVRTDLLASAVTIELQGDADPDAIEAALAAIRAAGGTPGRIRAPRVSVPTPAPAASAMPEPAPARTEIITHTLRAGYHREFPGSVIVLGDVNPGAEILAGGDVIVVGALRGVAHAGLGGHADAIVWARPIASTQIRIGDAVARAPEGSSLSNMRHREDQPLAEIARLQDGVIHIDVQK, from the coding sequence ATGAAGTTGCGCGGCACCCTGGGCGGCCTGAATCTCCTGATTGAACCCGGCGACACCGGCAGCAGCGTCCAGGACGCCCTGAGCGTCCGCACGGACCTGCTGGCGAGCGCCGTCACGATTGAACTCCAGGGCGACGCCGACCCGGACGCCATTGAGGCGGCCCTCGCCGCCATCCGCGCAGCCGGGGGCACCCCGGGACGGATTCGTGCGCCTCGCGTGAGCGTCCCAACGCCCGCACCCGCAGCGTCCGCCATGCCCGAGCCGGCCCCGGCCCGCACGGAGATCATCACGCACACCCTACGCGCCGGATACCACCGGGAGTTCCCGGGCAGTGTGATCGTGCTGGGCGACGTGAACCCCGGCGCGGAGATCCTGGCGGGTGGGGACGTAATCGTGGTGGGCGCGCTGCGCGGCGTGGCGCACGCGGGCCTGGGCGGTCACGCGGACGCGATCGTGTGGGCGCGGCCCATTGCCAGCACGCAGATTCGCATTGGGGATGCCGTGGCCCGCGCGCCCGAGGGCAGCAGCCTGAGCAACATGCGCCACCGTGAGGACCAGCCGCTGGCGGAGATCGCGCGGCTACAGGACGGCGTGATTCACATCGACGTGCAGAAATAG
- a CDS encoding amidase family protein produces MTLQPDPILDLDAAALAAATRRGDLTCSEVTRTYLSRLGALNERLHAVITVNPAAQADADRLDAVSADRRGPLHGVPMLIKDNIDVAGLPTTAGSALLAGHVPDTDAPLVTRLRNVGAVILGKANMTEWANFMTLAMPNGYSSAGGQTVNPWGDGLDTGGSSSGSGVAVAARLCAAAIGTETSGSIVSPAHQNGVIGMKPTLGLVPRTGIVPISHSQDTAGPITRSVRDAAMILAVISGPDDRDEATRRLPVPDLTVLPDVLRGAHLGVIRDETGVTPAEAAALDHLTAALLDAGATLHDVAFPSRADLNAHGWSLEVLEHEFKGDLNAYLRMVTTGPRSLQAVIDANDADPERLLRYGQTLLHAAQGTRGDATESAYIRARERDLTLTRTRGFDPLFAQGLDLIIFPGIHGYGLAAKAGYPSLALPVTPAGATTPNGALLVAPAGSEGRLLSLAAEVNRLLGGVRFPEL; encoded by the coding sequence GTGACCCTGCAACCCGATCCGATCCTTGACCTGGATGCCGCCGCCCTGGCCGCCGCCACCCGGCGCGGCGACCTGACGTGCAGCGAGGTGACCCGCACGTACCTCAGTCGCTTGGGCGCCCTGAACGAGCGCCTGCACGCCGTGATCACCGTGAACCCGGCCGCGCAGGCCGACGCGGACCGCCTGGACGCCGTCAGCGCCGATCGGCGCGGCCCGCTGCACGGCGTGCCCATGCTCATCAAGGACAACATCGACGTGGCGGGCCTGCCCACCACCGCCGGGAGCGCCCTGCTCGCCGGGCACGTCCCGGACACCGACGCCCCGCTGGTGACCCGACTGCGCAACGTCGGGGCCGTGATCCTGGGCAAGGCGAACATGACCGAGTGGGCGAACTTCATGACGCTCGCCATGCCGAACGGGTACTCCAGCGCAGGCGGGCAGACCGTGAACCCCTGGGGCGACGGCCTGGACACCGGCGGCAGCAGCAGCGGCAGTGGCGTGGCGGTCGCCGCGCGCCTGTGCGCCGCCGCGATCGGTACCGAGACGAGCGGCAGCATCGTCAGTCCCGCCCATCAGAACGGCGTGATCGGGATGAAACCCACACTGGGCCTCGTGCCCCGCACCGGCATCGTGCCCATCAGCCACAGCCAGGACACCGCCGGGCCCATCACCCGCAGCGTCCGTGACGCCGCGATGATCCTGGCCGTCATCTCCGGCCCGGACGACCGGGACGAGGCCACCCGCCGCCTTCCGGTGCCTGACCTGACCGTGCTGCCGGACGTGCTGCGCGGCGCGCACCTGGGCGTCATCCGCGACGAGACCGGCGTCACGCCCGCCGAGGCCGCCGCCCTCGACCACCTGACCGCCGCGCTGCTCGACGCGGGCGCGACCCTGCACGACGTCGCCTTCCCCAGCCGCGCCGACCTGAACGCCCACGGCTGGAGCCTCGAGGTCCTGGAGCACGAGTTCAAGGGCGACCTGAACGCCTACCTGCGCATGGTCACGACCGGCCCGCGCAGCCTCCAGGCTGTGATTGACGCGAACGACGCCGACCCGGAACGCCTGTTGCGCTACGGGCAGACCCTGCTGCACGCCGCGCAGGGCACCCGGGGCGACGCGACCGAGTCCGCGTACATCCGCGCTCGCGAACGCGACCTGACCCTGACCCGCACGCGCGGCTTCGATCCGCTGTTCGCGCAGGGCCTGGACCTGATCATCTTCCCCGGCATCCACGGCTACGGCCTGGCGGCGAAGGCCGGATACCCCAGCCTCGCCCTGCCCGTCACCCCGGCGGGCGCCACCACCCCGAACGGCGCGCTGCTCGTCGCGCCCGCAGGCAGTGAAGGCCGTCTGCTGTCCCTGGCGGCCGAAGTGAACCGGCTACTGGGCGGTGTCCGCTTCCCAGAACTCTAA